The Vulgatibacter sp. genome window below encodes:
- a CDS encoding cysteine hydrolase family protein produces the protein MRLHTIVAALLLTTSCAGTAPGPTLRQRYGLQQPQALDPARTALVLVDWQEEFFSGGLVLPPSQSLPALAQARRLLQGARQAGLQVIHVEDVVDAGAPLFAAGSTGARIRPELAPLPGEGVVTKRMAGGFSRSDLHEKLQALGVRTVVVSGLMTHLAVDTTVRDALVLGYEVLLPGDASATRDLPGTMGAPAIEAAALHRATLAALADRFASVASTDEVLALFARAAAAP, from the coding sequence ATGAGACTCCACACGATCGTCGCCGCCCTTCTCCTCACCACCTCGTGCGCCGGCACGGCGCCTGGACCCACGCTGCGACAGCGCTACGGCCTGCAGCAGCCGCAGGCGCTCGACCCGGCGCGCACCGCCCTCGTCCTCGTCGACTGGCAGGAGGAGTTCTTCTCGGGCGGCCTCGTGCTCCCTCCCTCCCAGTCGCTCCCTGCCCTGGCGCAGGCCCGGCGCCTCCTGCAAGGAGCGCGGCAGGCGGGCCTCCAGGTGATCCACGTCGAGGACGTGGTCGACGCCGGCGCGCCGCTCTTCGCTGCAGGCAGCACGGGGGCGCGGATCCGTCCGGAGCTCGCGCCGCTACCAGGCGAAGGGGTGGTCACCAAGAGGATGGCGGGCGGCTTCTCGCGCAGCGACCTGCACGAGAAGCTGCAGGCGCTCGGCGTCCGCACGGTGGTGGTGAGCGGGCTGATGACCCACCTCGCGGTGGACACCACCGTGCGCGACGCGCTGGTGCTGGGCTACGAGGTGCTGCTTCCCGGCGACGCCTCCGCCACCCGGGATCTCCCGGGGACGATGGGAGCGCCGGCGATCGAGGCGGCGGCCCTCCACCGGGCGACGCTCGCGGCCCTCGCCGATCGCTTCGCTTCGGTGGCCAGCACCGACGAGGTGCTGGCCCTCTTCGCGCGCGCTGCAGCAGCGCCTTGA
- a CDS encoding nitrous oxide reductase family maturation protein NosD, with product MFSRLIVTSLLAASLAACNGQGTDGSGPLGPDDLGNTIGDAIGDVIGGKGGSGGVPTSPTPTPSEPKPAEPTTPEDPAVLRYVATDGNDGNPGTKELPWRTPGHAVRQAQPGMKILLRGGTYGPFTIDAVDGTAEAPIVLAAAPGSRPVISGGTVLVRRAHWQLEGLEVRPGANAGVRFTGSGAHHGVLRGSIVRDGSAAYGVSVDLGANRITIEGNEIMNIWRGADVDAHGIVIQPDAVGVKILGNEIHGNSGDSVQCIGPNQDAPAGAPARDLLIEGNLFYGDRENAVDIKWCEGVVIRGNVARGYRKSATSNGEAIVIHRGARNVVVERNDISEASRGVVTGVGANEIVVRRNVIHRPVDEKVGIIFGEGSSQVARHNTIVGASRGVNVLAEARGVTVRNNIFSGCSQSVTGSATIDSNLFFGSPSAGSGAVTGDPQLDAEFKPAAGSAAIDRAVPGDEAEVCGTAPDFGAIERC from the coding sequence ATGTTCTCGCGATTGATCGTCACCTCGCTCCTCGCCGCCTCCCTCGCCGCCTGCAATGGCCAGGGCACGGACGGCTCCGGCCCGCTCGGCCCCGACGACCTCGGCAACACCATCGGCGATGCGATCGGCGACGTGATCGGCGGCAAGGGGGGCAGCGGCGGCGTGCCGACGAGCCCCACGCCGACCCCGAGCGAGCCGAAGCCGGCGGAGCCCACGACGCCCGAGGATCCGGCGGTGCTGCGCTACGTGGCCACCGACGGCAACGACGGGAACCCCGGCACGAAGGAGCTTCCGTGGCGGACCCCCGGCCACGCGGTGCGGCAGGCGCAGCCGGGGATGAAGATCCTCCTGCGCGGCGGCACCTACGGTCCCTTCACCATCGACGCGGTCGACGGCACCGCGGAGGCGCCGATCGTGCTCGCAGCGGCGCCCGGCTCGCGCCCGGTGATCAGCGGCGGCACGGTGCTGGTGCGAAGGGCCCATTGGCAGCTCGAGGGACTCGAGGTGCGCCCCGGTGCCAACGCCGGCGTGCGCTTCACCGGATCCGGCGCCCACCACGGCGTGCTCCGCGGCAGCATCGTCCGCGACGGCAGCGCGGCTTACGGCGTCTCGGTCGATCTCGGCGCCAACCGGATCACGATCGAGGGCAACGAGATCATGAACATCTGGCGCGGCGCCGACGTGGATGCCCACGGCATCGTGATCCAGCCGGACGCCGTCGGCGTGAAGATCCTCGGCAACGAGATCCACGGCAACTCCGGCGACTCGGTGCAGTGCATCGGTCCCAACCAGGACGCGCCTGCAGGCGCCCCCGCCCGCGACCTCCTCATCGAGGGGAACCTCTTCTACGGCGACCGCGAGAACGCGGTGGACATCAAGTGGTGCGAGGGCGTGGTGATCCGCGGCAACGTCGCCCGCGGCTACCGCAAATCCGCCACCTCCAACGGCGAGGCGATCGTGATCCACCGCGGCGCCCGCAACGTGGTGGTGGAGCGCAACGACATCTCCGAGGCCTCCCGCGGCGTGGTCACCGGCGTCGGCGCCAACGAGATCGTGGTGCGACGCAACGTGATCCACCGGCCGGTGGACGAGAAGGTCGGCATCATCTTCGGCGAGGGCTCCAGCCAGGTGGCCCGGCACAACACCATCGTCGGCGCCAGCCGCGGCGTGAACGTGCTCGCCGAAGCCCGCGGGGTCACGGTGCGCAACAACATCTTCTCCGGCTGCAGCCAGTCGGTGACGGGGAGCGCCACCATCGACAGCAACCTCTTCTTCGGCTCGCCGAGTGCCGGGAGCGGCGCCGTCACCGGCGATCCCCAGCTCGACGCCGAGTTCAAGCCGGCTGCGGGCTCCGCCGCGATCGATCGCGCCGTCCCCGGCGACGAGGCCGAGGTCTGCGGCACCGCGCCCGACTTCGGCGCCATCGAGCGCTGCTGA
- a CDS encoding nitrous oxide reductase family maturation protein NosD, whose protein sequence is MRIRLLTSSILLAIGLVGCGGGSSSGSSSSFDSSTDVGAGAETEAPGAGAGVGESEEPAGAESEALDVRHVATNGDDGADGSEAAPWATIEHAVASAQPGTKIVVHGGSWPGLTIESVDGTEEAPIVLTGADGARPIFTGPVNVARAFWVLDGIEVASTEPVFSVRFTGAGSHDNVIRNSVVRDGTGAAGVSIDLDASRVTIEGNEIFNISRGETDAHGIVVQPTTREVTVVGNEIHSTSGDSVQCIGPGQDAVEGAPANGVVIEGNTFRDTRENAVDIKHCENVEIRGNVMHGFRQSATSNGEAIVVHLLAKNVTVEENDISNTSRGVVTGRGATNVTVRRNVIHGLADEMTGVIFGEGSQLTALHNTIVGAARGVQALPGSGTPSVKNNIFDGVTEAVQGEANVDSNLFSGTPATGTNPVEGDAQLDGENAPADGSPAVDAAAAGDTAESCGAGPDLGAIERC, encoded by the coding sequence ATGCGTATCCGACTCCTCACCTCGTCCATCCTCCTCGCCATCGGCCTCGTCGGCTGCGGTGGCGGCAGCAGCTCCGGTTCCTCCTCGTCGTTCGACAGCAGCACCGATGTGGGTGCAGGTGCGGAGACGGAGGCTCCGGGCGCTGGCGCAGGGGTTGGCGAGAGCGAGGAGCCGGCTGGGGCCGAGTCCGAGGCGCTCGATGTGCGACACGTGGCCACCAACGGCGACGACGGCGCGGACGGTAGCGAGGCGGCTCCCTGGGCCACCATCGAGCACGCCGTTGCCAGCGCGCAGCCCGGTACGAAGATCGTGGTGCACGGCGGCAGCTGGCCCGGCCTCACCATCGAGTCGGTCGACGGCACCGAGGAGGCGCCGATCGTCCTCACCGGCGCCGACGGCGCCCGCCCGATCTTCACCGGCCCGGTGAACGTCGCCCGCGCCTTCTGGGTGCTCGACGGCATCGAGGTCGCCTCGACCGAGCCCGTCTTCTCCGTGCGCTTCACCGGCGCCGGTTCGCACGACAACGTGATCCGCAACTCGGTGGTCCGCGACGGCACCGGCGCCGCCGGCGTCTCGATCGACCTCGACGCCTCGCGCGTCACCATCGAGGGCAACGAGATCTTCAACATCAGCCGCGGCGAGACCGACGCCCATGGCATCGTGGTCCAGCCCACCACCCGCGAGGTCACGGTGGTCGGCAACGAGATCCACAGCACCTCGGGAGACTCGGTGCAGTGCATCGGGCCCGGCCAGGACGCGGTCGAGGGCGCTCCGGCCAACGGCGTGGTGATCGAGGGCAACACCTTCCGCGACACCCGCGAGAACGCGGTCGACATCAAGCACTGCGAGAACGTCGAGATCCGCGGCAACGTGATGCACGGCTTCCGGCAGTCCGCCACCTCGAACGGGGAGGCGATCGTCGTCCACCTCCTGGCGAAGAACGTCACCGTCGAGGAGAACGACATCTCGAACACCAGCCGCGGCGTGGTCACCGGTCGTGGCGCCACCAACGTCACCGTCCGCCGCAACGTGATCCACGGCCTCGCCGACGAGATGACCGGCGTGATCTTCGGCGAGGGTTCGCAGCTCACCGCGCTCCACAACACCATCGTCGGCGCCGCCCGCGGTGTGCAGGCGCTCCCCGGCTCGGGGACGCCTTCGGTGAAGAACAACATCTTCGACGGCGTGACCGAGGCGGTGCAGGGCGAGGCGAACGTCGACTCGAACCTCTTCTCGGGCACCCCCGCCACCGGCACCAACCCGGTGGAAGGCGACGCGCAGCTCGACGGCGAGAACGCCCCGGCGGACGGCTCGCCCGCAGTGGACGCCGCCGCCGCAGGCGACACCGCCGAGAGCTGCGGCGCCGGCCCGGACCTCGGCGCCATCGAGCGCTGCTGA
- a CDS encoding DUF1552 domain-containing protein translates to MSHHLTRRRLLAGLGASLVAAPFVNLLAGNARAASAGSAKRLLVFFTPNGTIHRHWRPTGGETDFTFAAGSILEPLAAHKGDVVILDELDFHGATNHAPGMRAMLTANGRAGDVGGGKSVDQFVADHLGGSTRFRSLEFGVQTSAWGAGDQTRMSYAGPDLYVSPDDDPRSAWSRMFGDLAGGPEAAERLRRRRGSVLDLARAELHDLRGRLGATERAKLGVHLESLRQVEIGLQDGGATTCELPDAPERGNVYDNDLFPAITRAQIDLAVQALACGLTNVASLQLSHTVGDRIYTWLGISEGHHSLSHTADSDEAQVARFVQAERWNTEQFAYLLGRLDGLPDPEGGTLLDSTLVLWAKELGDGRMHTCESVPWVLAGGGLRTGRYLQLGGAHHAQVLVSICRRFGLTNETFGDPVADGGALEVLS, encoded by the coding sequence ATGTCGCATCATCTCACCCGCCGCCGCCTGCTCGCAGGTCTCGGCGCCTCGCTGGTCGCAGCACCTTTCGTCAATCTCCTCGCCGGCAACGCGCGCGCGGCATCCGCCGGCAGCGCGAAACGGCTGCTCGTCTTCTTCACGCCGAACGGGACCATCCACCGCCATTGGCGGCCCACCGGCGGCGAGACCGACTTCACCTTCGCCGCCGGATCGATCCTCGAGCCGCTCGCAGCGCACAAGGGCGACGTGGTCATCCTCGACGAGCTCGACTTCCACGGCGCCACCAACCACGCACCCGGGATGCGGGCGATGCTCACCGCCAACGGCAGGGCGGGCGACGTCGGCGGCGGCAAGAGCGTCGATCAATTCGTCGCCGATCACCTCGGCGGCAGCACGCGCTTCCGTTCACTCGAGTTCGGCGTGCAGACCAGCGCGTGGGGCGCTGGGGATCAGACGCGGATGAGCTACGCGGGCCCCGACCTCTACGTCTCGCCGGACGACGATCCGCGCAGCGCTTGGAGCCGGATGTTCGGCGATCTGGCCGGGGGCCCCGAGGCGGCGGAGCGGCTCCGGCGGCGCCGCGGCAGCGTCCTCGATCTGGCGCGGGCCGAGCTGCACGATCTCCGTGGCAGACTGGGTGCAACCGAGCGGGCGAAGCTGGGCGTGCATCTCGAGTCGCTGCGGCAGGTGGAGATCGGCCTGCAGGACGGCGGCGCGACGACTTGCGAGCTGCCCGATGCGCCGGAGCGCGGCAACGTCTACGACAACGACCTCTTCCCGGCGATCACCCGGGCGCAGATCGATCTGGCGGTCCAGGCCCTGGCCTGCGGCCTCACCAACGTGGCCTCGCTGCAGCTCTCCCACACCGTGGGCGACCGGATCTACACCTGGCTCGGCATCTCCGAGGGCCACCACTCGCTCTCCCACACCGCCGACAGCGACGAGGCGCAGGTCGCCCGTTTCGTCCAGGCCGAGCGCTGGAATACCGAGCAATTCGCCTACCTGCTCGGGCGTCTCGACGGCCTGCCCGATCCCGAGGGCGGCACCCTCCTCGACTCGACCCTGGTGCTCTGGGCCAAGGAGCTCGGCGACGGACGGATGCATACCTGCGAATCGGTGCCCTGGGTCCTCGCCGGCGGCGGCCTGCGCACCGGCCGCTACCTGCAGCTCGGCGGCGCGCACCACGCACAGGTGCTGGTCTCGATCTGCAGGCGCTTCGGCCTGACCAACGAGACCTTCGGCGATCCGGTCGCCGACGGCGGCGCGCTGGAGGTGCTCTCGTGA
- a CDS encoding DUF1592 domain-containing protein → MIRLLLLVLAALAAAACGSVEIDRVAAGSGGAGGTGGGGTGGTGGGGGTGGGGEGCPDDPAFFTEHLWEPLFAPKCLTCHVEGGLAASTRLVFVPYGSPDWLEKNQATFRSVAQIDTETGPLLLLKPTGQHPDGHGGGTVVVPGSRLDEDLRHLVAWVRGEVESCTPPEVVACEDVSGPRLLRRLTHAEYRRTVADLLGLEAERAATFAPDPMIRGFSNDAAALQVDPLLADQYRASAEAIAAAAVTRRLDEILPCHRTEQASCAADFVHDFGQRAFRRPLTTEEQRRYADLFLETAQEDGFAEGLRWVIAAFLQSPHFLYRSELGARADDGSFALGPFEIASQLSYLFTGTLPDQALFDAATSGALATPAGVRAQVERLAADPRSQEAMASFFASWLQLERLADVPRDAATYPELTPAIRAAMQGEIARLVADLAASDATLADALDLQHTWVTDELAAYYGIDPGTAPADEAGFRRVETTGTPYGGLLTVGGLLMTHALPNSSSPIHRGKLIRERFLCHELPPPPASMNVSPPPMDPALSTRERYAQHASDGACSSCHDLVDPIGFAFEHFDGDGRWREKDGAHAIDDSGEIVHSVSTDGTFDGVAGLAAKLGASEEVEGCYTTLWTTYALGLGESDGLACALGQKLPGAGIATLRAGTTELAHFRSRSGGEDEGDAPGPAADPGPVTIDWAPAPVVFVLTETGRWTGSACFDASVTNNGGEPLTWRIEERLEGTLNNIWNAEAAPGTDGRTIFTGASWNATLAPGAMAEFGFCVDL, encoded by the coding sequence GTGATCCGCCTCCTCCTTCTCGTCCTCGCGGCCCTGGCCGCGGCAGCGTGTGGGTCGGTCGAGATCGACCGCGTCGCCGCAGGCAGTGGCGGCGCCGGCGGCACCGGCGGTGGTGGGACCGGCGGCACCGGCGGCGGTGGCGGCACCGGCGGCGGCGGCGAAGGCTGCCCCGACGATCCGGCCTTCTTCACCGAGCACCTCTGGGAGCCGCTCTTCGCTCCCAAATGCCTCACCTGCCACGTGGAGGGCGGCCTCGCGGCCTCCACCCGGCTCGTCTTCGTCCCCTACGGTTCTCCCGACTGGCTCGAGAAGAACCAGGCCACCTTCCGCAGCGTCGCGCAGATCGACACGGAGACCGGGCCCCTGCTCCTGCTCAAGCCAACCGGCCAGCATCCGGACGGCCACGGCGGGGGCACCGTCGTCGTTCCCGGCAGCAGGCTCGACGAGGACCTGCGCCATCTGGTCGCCTGGGTCCGTGGCGAGGTGGAGAGCTGCACGCCGCCGGAGGTGGTGGCTTGCGAGGACGTGAGCGGCCCGCGCCTGCTCCGTCGCCTCACGCACGCAGAATACCGCCGCACCGTCGCCGATCTCCTCGGACTCGAGGCGGAGCGGGCGGCGACCTTCGCGCCGGATCCGATGATCCGCGGCTTCTCCAACGACGCCGCGGCGCTCCAGGTCGATCCCCTGCTCGCCGACCAGTACCGCGCCTCCGCCGAGGCGATCGCGGCGGCGGCGGTGACGAGGCGCCTCGACGAGATCCTGCCCTGCCACCGCACCGAGCAGGCGAGCTGCGCCGCGGACTTCGTCCACGACTTCGGCCAGCGCGCCTTCCGCAGGCCTCTCACCACCGAGGAGCAGCGCCGCTACGCCGATCTCTTCCTCGAGACGGCGCAGGAGGACGGCTTCGCCGAGGGCTTGCGCTGGGTGATCGCCGCCTTCCTCCAATCGCCCCACTTCCTCTACCGCTCGGAGCTCGGTGCCAGGGCCGACGACGGCAGCTTCGCCCTCGGCCCCTTCGAGATTGCCAGCCAGCTCAGCTACCTCTTCACCGGCACCTTGCCCGACCAGGCGCTCTTCGACGCCGCCACCTCCGGCGCCCTCGCCACCCCCGCCGGCGTTCGGGCCCAGGTCGAACGCCTCGCCGCCGATCCCAGGTCGCAGGAGGCGATGGCCTCCTTCTTCGCCAGCTGGCTCCAGCTCGAGCGCCTCGCCGACGTGCCCCGCGACGCCGCCACCTACCCCGAGCTGACGCCTGCCATCCGGGCGGCGATGCAGGGCGAGATCGCGCGGTTGGTTGCGGACCTCGCCGCCTCCGACGCCACCCTCGCCGACGCCCTCGACCTCCAGCACACCTGGGTGACCGACGAGCTCGCCGCCTACTATGGGATCGATCCCGGCACCGCCCCTGCGGACGAGGCGGGCTTCCGCCGGGTGGAGACCACCGGCACGCCCTACGGCGGCCTGCTCACCGTGGGCGGGCTGCTCATGACCCACGCCCTGCCCAACAGCTCCTCGCCCATCCACCGGGGCAAGCTGATCCGCGAACGCTTCCTCTGCCACGAGCTGCCGCCGCCGCCGGCCAGCATGAACGTCTCCCCGCCGCCGATGGATCCGGCGCTCTCCACCAGGGAGCGTTACGCGCAGCACGCCAGCGACGGCGCCTGCTCGAGCTGCCACGACCTGGTCGATCCGATCGGCTTCGCCTTCGAGCATTTCGACGGCGACGGCAGGTGGCGCGAGAAGGACGGCGCCCACGCGATCGACGACAGCGGCGAGATCGTCCACTCCGTCTCCACCGACGGCACCTTCGACGGGGTCGCGGGGCTGGCGGCGAAGCTCGGCGCGAGCGAGGAGGTGGAGGGCTGCTACACCACGCTCTGGACCACGTACGCCCTCGGCCTCGGCGAGAGCGACGGCCTCGCCTGCGCCCTGGGGCAGAAGCTGCCGGGTGCCGGCATCGCCACGCTGCGCGCCGGCACCACCGAGCTCGCCCACTTCCGCAGCAGGAGCGGCGGCGAGGACGAGGGGGACGCGCCGGGGCCCGCAGCGGATCCCGGGCCGGTGACGATCGACTGGGCGCCGGCGCCGGTGGTCTTCGTCCTCACCGAGACCGGCCGCTGGACCGGAAGCGCCTGCTTCGATGCCAGCGTCACCAACAACGGCGGCGAGCCGCTCACCTGGCGGATCGAGGAACGGCTCGAGGGGACGCTCAACAACATCTGGAACGCCGAGGCCGCCCCCGGAACGGACGGACGCACGATCTTCACCGGGGCGAGCTGGAACGCCACCCTCGCCCCCGGGGCCATGGCGGAATTCGGCTTCTGCGTCGATCTCTGA
- a CDS encoding glycoside hydrolase family 15 protein — protein sequence MESTHAFWNRWADRCKYRGRYAEAVQRSALVLKGLTNSTTGAFAAAPTTSLPECIGGERNWDYRYTWLRDSVAVLAVLLSLGYRHEAVEYGRFLVRTAAGEPRDLQIMYGLGGERLLHEIDLEHLEGYRSSRPVRIGNGAWQQLQLDAYGEVLAAAWLFYREHLPGGLSRPSVEGKRFLRSVLDQIAAKWCEPDEGMWEVRSARQHFVFSKLMCWVGLDRGIRLFDALGDAQPQRARWAAVRDEIRAAIESRGTNPETGAFAQAFGSRHYDASSLHVLLRGFLPAGDPRVQATIRAIEEHLTENGHVYRYHGEDGLHGKEGAFTYCTLWLATAHALSGRIDRAEALFEQVLASANDLGLLSEEIDPASGALLGNFPQAFSHVGVIETAFAIEGARAGNYVAPEGPDAPCWIC from the coding sequence ATGGAATCGACCCACGCCTTCTGGAACCGCTGGGCCGACCGCTGCAAGTACCGAGGGCGCTACGCGGAAGCGGTGCAGCGCAGCGCGCTGGTGCTCAAGGGTTTGACCAACTCCACCACCGGCGCCTTCGCCGCGGCGCCCACCACCTCGCTGCCCGAGTGCATCGGCGGCGAGCGCAACTGGGACTACCGCTACACCTGGCTCCGCGACTCGGTGGCGGTCCTCGCCGTGCTCCTCTCCCTCGGCTACCGGCACGAGGCGGTGGAGTACGGCCGCTTCCTCGTGCGCACCGCCGCAGGCGAGCCGCGGGATCTCCAGATCATGTACGGCCTCGGCGGCGAGCGGCTCCTCCACGAGATCGATCTCGAGCATCTGGAGGGCTACCGGAGCTCGCGCCCGGTGCGGATCGGCAACGGCGCCTGGCAGCAGCTCCAGCTCGACGCCTACGGCGAGGTCCTCGCCGCTGCCTGGCTCTTCTACCGGGAGCATCTGCCTGGCGGGCTCTCGCGCCCGTCGGTGGAGGGCAAGCGATTCCTCCGCTCGGTGCTCGATCAGATCGCCGCGAAATGGTGCGAGCCCGACGAGGGCATGTGGGAGGTGCGCAGCGCACGGCAGCATTTCGTCTTCTCGAAGCTGATGTGCTGGGTCGGGCTCGACCGCGGGATCCGCCTCTTCGACGCGCTCGGTGACGCGCAGCCGCAGCGCGCCCGGTGGGCTGCGGTGCGCGACGAGATCCGCGCGGCGATCGAGAGCCGCGGCACCAACCCGGAGACGGGGGCCTTCGCGCAGGCCTTCGGGTCGCGGCACTACGACGCCTCGTCGCTCCACGTGCTCCTGCGCGGCTTCCTGCCCGCCGGGGACCCGCGGGTGCAGGCGACCATCCGCGCCATCGAGGAGCACCTCACCGAGAACGGCCACGTCTACCGCTACCACGGGGAGGACGGGCTCCACGGGAAGGAGGGCGCCTTCACCTACTGCACCCTCTGGCTCGCCACGGCCCACGCGCTCTCCGGGCGGATCGACCGGGCGGAGGCGCTCTTCGAGCAGGTCCTCGCCTCCGCCAACGATCTCGGCCTGCTCTCCGAGGAGATCGATCCCGCGAGCGGCGCCCTCCTCGGCAACTTCCCGCAGGCGTTCAGCCACGTCGGCGTGATCGAGACCGCCTTCGCCATCGAGGGCGCCCGCGCCGGCAATTACGTCGCGCCGGAGGGTCCCGACGCGCCCTGTTGGATCTGCTGA
- a CDS encoding trehalase-like domain-containing protein — MGRWPAIADYGFLSDCQSAALVDRDGAIDWCCFGRFDQRPVFARLLDREKGGFFRVGPVAPCSTSRRYLPGTLILETRFEARGGVLVLTDCLPVQHPGGSHGQPRGPSGHELLVRHLRCEAGEVEVELVFAPRFDYGLTTPLVQVLAPDLAVATGGADGLLLHADLGPLHTDCERAVARASLRAGEERTVSRWSGPSRRSCRCDACPQRCFAGRWNRPTPSGTAGPTAASTEGATRKRCSAARWCSRV, encoded by the coding sequence ATGGGCCGGTGGCCGGCGATCGCCGACTACGGATTCCTGAGCGATTGCCAGAGCGCGGCGCTGGTGGATCGGGACGGGGCGATCGATTGGTGCTGCTTCGGCCGCTTCGATCAGCGCCCGGTCTTCGCCAGGCTCCTCGACAGGGAGAAGGGGGGCTTCTTCCGCGTCGGGCCGGTGGCGCCCTGCAGCACGAGCAGGCGCTACCTCCCCGGCACGCTGATCCTGGAGACGCGCTTCGAGGCCAGGGGCGGCGTGCTCGTCCTCACCGACTGCCTGCCGGTGCAGCACCCCGGCGGCAGCCACGGCCAGCCCCGGGGGCCGTCGGGCCACGAGCTCCTCGTCCGCCACCTGCGCTGCGAGGCGGGGGAGGTGGAGGTCGAGCTCGTCTTCGCCCCGCGCTTCGACTACGGCCTGACCACGCCGCTGGTGCAGGTGCTGGCGCCCGATCTCGCGGTGGCCACCGGCGGCGCCGACGGCCTGCTCCTCCACGCGGACCTCGGGCCCCTCCACACCGATTGCGAGCGGGCGGTGGCCCGCGCCAGCCTGCGCGCAGGCGAGGAGCGCACCGTCTCGCGGTGGAGTGGGCCGAGTCGGCGCTCCTGCCGATGCGACGCCTGCCCGCAGCGGTGCTTCGCGGGCAGATGGAATCGACCCACGCCTTCTGGAACCGCTGGGCCGACCGCTGCAAGTACCGAGGGCGCTACGCGGAAGCGGTGCAGCGCAGCGCGCTGGTGCTCAAGGGTTTGA
- a CDS encoding glutathione peroxidase produces the protein METLGGDTVDLSSFRGKALLIVNTASECGYTPQYEGLQKLYDRYKDRGLVVLGVPSNDFGGQEPGSSEEIKTFCETRFGVSFPMLAKVHAKGPEIAPLYRTLTTESPEGIRGEVRWNFTKFLVDTNGTPVARFEPKVDPLAPELISAVEQALPQ, from the coding sequence ATGGAGACGCTCGGCGGCGACACCGTCGACCTTTCGAGCTTCCGGGGCAAGGCGCTGCTCATCGTCAACACCGCCAGCGAGTGTGGCTACACGCCGCAGTACGAGGGGCTGCAAAAGCTCTACGACAGGTACAAGGACCGCGGCCTCGTGGTCCTCGGCGTGCCCTCCAACGACTTCGGCGGGCAGGAGCCCGGGAGCAGCGAGGAGATCAAGACCTTCTGCGAGACCCGCTTCGGCGTGAGCTTCCCGATGCTGGCGAAGGTCCACGCGAAGGGGCCGGAGATCGCGCCCCTCTACCGGACCCTCACCACCGAGAGCCCGGAGGGGATCCGGGGCGAGGTGCGCTGGAACTTCACCAAATTCCTGGTCGACACCAACGGCACGCCGGTGGCCCGCTTCGAGCCGAAGGTCGATCCGCTCGCACCGGAGCTGATCAGCGCGGTGGAGCAGGCGCTGCCACAGTAG
- a CDS encoding sulfite exporter TauE/SafE family protein, with protein MLILAAILSLAIGLSLGLLGGGGSILTLPMLVYVLHVEAKESIASSLFVVGVTAIVGMLGHARAGRVEWKTGLLFGTAAMAGAYAGGRVAHFVPGKMLLLAFGVMMLVTSVAMLRGRKEASGAPRGSARAKTLLVGAGVGGISGLVGAGGGFLIVPALNLFGGLAMPAAIGTSLFVIALQSFAGLGGHIAHTTLDWQLLSVVSASAVVGSVAGVRIARHLSPATLRKAFAWFVLGMAILFISRELPAGYGLPFAGGAVALVGTALVGRRFLPRGGDAAPAQKA; from the coding sequence ATGCTGATCCTCGCAGCGATCCTCTCCCTGGCCATCGGTCTGTCGCTCGGTCTCCTCGGCGGCGGCGGGTCGATCCTCACCCTGCCGATGCTCGTCTACGTGCTCCACGTCGAGGCCAAGGAGTCGATCGCCAGCTCCCTCTTCGTGGTGGGCGTCACCGCGATCGTCGGGATGCTGGGCCACGCCCGGGCCGGCAGGGTGGAATGGAAGACCGGCCTCCTCTTCGGCACCGCGGCGATGGCCGGCGCCTACGCCGGCGGCAGGGTGGCCCACTTCGTCCCGGGGAAGATGCTCCTCCTCGCCTTCGGCGTGATGATGCTCGTCACCTCGGTGGCCATGCTCCGCGGCAGGAAGGAAGCGAGCGGCGCCCCCCGCGGCAGCGCCCGCGCCAAGACCCTCCTCGTGGGCGCAGGCGTCGGCGGCATCTCCGGCCTCGTGGGTGCCGGCGGCGGCTTCCTCATCGTGCCTGCGCTCAACCTCTTCGGCGGGCTGGCGATGCCCGCGGCGATCGGCACCTCGCTCTTCGTCATCGCCCTCCAATCCTTCGCCGGCCTGGGCGGCCACATCGCCCACACCACGCTCGACTGGCAGCTGCTCTCGGTGGTCTCCGCCTCCGCGGTGGTGGGCAGCGTCGCGGGCGTGCGGATCGCGAGGCACCTCTCCCCGGCGACGCTGCGCAAGGCCTTCGCCTGGTTCGTGCTGGGTATGGCGATCCTCTTCATCTCCCGCGAGCTGCCCGCCGGCTACGGGCTCCCCTTCGCCGGCGGCGCGGTGGCGCTGGTCGGCACCGCCCTCGTCGGGCGCCGCTTCCTTCCCCGCGGTGGCGACGCAGCCCCCGCGCAGAAGGCCTGA